CTTTTAAAAGAGGTTAGACTGAGGTTGAACCAGTAAAATAGTAGGGGGGGCAAAGAATGAAAAGAATACATATATTAGGCGGTCTTTTAATGGGGTCCGCTTCTGGAGTTATTGCCGGTCTGATTGCAGGAATTATGTTGAAATATCTTTACGATAAATATGTTCATGAGGAACAAATACACAAAAAACTCAAATCCATTTCCATGAAGGGCCTTAAAAAACACGAAAAGTGCCTCATAATATAACCAAAAGCGTACACCTGAAAGGAAGACACTAAAAGAATACTCCATCCAAATTCAAAATTAACTGGTAGTTTCTCATCAAGTAGAGATGATAAGCACCAATTCTTCAACTATCATTGATTTTTCAGCCAGGCACAGAGTTACAAAGAATTCTCATAACTAATTTAAATAGGTCGAGTTAGTAAAGTATTGAGGGGGTATAGAACTGACAAAGAAACATTTATTTGGTGGCCTATTAATGGGATCAGCCGCTGGGATTGTTGGGGGCGTAGTTGCCGGAAATTACGCTGAACTGGGTCGAATTCGATGCACCTATCGACAGTTCAACTGTCACCAAAGAAACAGTTATAGTTAAAAGCTCAGTGTCTGACGAGCCCATAGATGGTTTCCTTGATGCAGGTAGCAGGATTCTGATGTTCCGACCTTATGGAAAGTATCCTGTAGAAAATGGCGGAGCCAAAGTGTCTATTACTCTGATAGGAACAGGTACCGGATCTGGAGCTATCACAGATACAAAAAGTGTTCTCCTGGATGGAGACAAAGATGGAAAAGCCGGTGGGGACTTCGAATATAAGTTCAACATTATGAGATGACAAAATTTCCTGTGAAAAACTTTTCAGTTCTTCTTTTTAATTCTTCTCTTTACTTTTTTTCATTCCATTTTTTTCATAAACCCGAATAACAACATCTTTCTCTATCACCAGTTTCAATTAACCGTCTCTATAGACCAGACCTTTAACCTTCAAACCGGAGAAATGATATTTATTTCTTTTATCGGAGTTTTCCCTGTAGAGCTACATATCAACTTTTCAATTATAGCCTTACTTCAGGAAGCTTGCCTTAATTTTCATGACATGTGCATTCCCTGTCTATGTGCATTCCCTGTCTATTTGATAATCATTGTAAGTTGTGAGCGGTCAAAAATAATTAAATATCTTATATAGTTGCCGTTATATATTATGCGAGATATAGAATAGATACAGGAGTGTTAATTGTATTCCTTTCCGGATGATATTAAAAAGAATTCTCCGGCCTGGAAATTTGGGGGTATTGGATTGTTAGGAAAATATGGTAAGCTGTTGCTAGGTGCATATATCCTGAGAAAACTAAAATCAGGTAATTCTCACGAAGTTTCAGGACCTGAAAAGAACGGATTGCTGAGCAAATATGGCAAAATAATTCTGGGTGCATATTTGATGAAGAAGCTCAGGAAAGGCAAATATTTCGGAACCAGAGAGCGCGAAGAAAGCACAGGGGGATTATTGCAAAAGTATGGAAAGTTAATGCTTACTACATATGCTGTGAAAAAGTTGCGATCAGGAAAATCTCATGAAGAGGTGGAACGATCTCAACAGTATACTGAACCGTCTGCGTGCGTCAGCTCATTTTTGTCATGTATAGCAAAGAAATACGGAAAATGGTTACTGAGCGCATACCTCATAAAGAGGTTTCACCACAGAGAACCAGAAGCCGAGGAAGTAGTTGAGACAGAGACATATGAGGAGGAGAAGGGACCATCGATGATTAACTTCAACAAAATAATAATTTGTACACTTGCCGGAGTTACTGCTGTATATGCAATTAAAAAGTACAGAGCTAAACACAGCGGGCATAAAATCGAAGTGGAATAAAACCAGAGAGGATGGATCCACAGATGCACGGAAAAAGAAACTGGTCTAAGATATTATTGGGGGCGTTTGCAGGAGTTGCATTTTTATATATTATCAAAAAATATATTCACAGAAGATCCCTTCCTGCAGCATTGACGTCTCTTCCAGTATCTTTCAAACACGGACCTACTCCTCCCAAAGTAAAAGCCATTTACCCTGACAGGCAGACTTTTGCCTACAGGTGTGACTCTCCTATATGGATTGAGTTCGATATGCCCATGAATAACGCAACGATTACGGAAGATACCGTAATAGTCAAAAGCTCCGCATCACCAGAACCTGTGGACGGGTTTCTGGATGCAGGATCCAGAATGCTCATGTTCCGTCCTTATAATGAATATCCTATGGACGAGTACGGGGCCGAGATAACAATAACTCTGCTTGGAAGTGAGACCGGATCTGGATTTATAATGGATGAAAGGGGAATTGCTCTGGACGGTGATAAAGATGGAAAAGCCGGAGGAGACTTTGTATATACTTACAGAATTGTAAGGTAAGATAGAAGGTGAAACATGACACCTGTTAGTCTTCTCTGCTTTCCCAAAAACGAGATAATTTCTCAATCGTTTTATTCACTAGTTTCTTTTCTTATCTATTCTTTTCTTTTTTATTATCTATCCTCTTCTTCTCATCTATTTTCTTATTCTCTTTATGATCTATTTTACCTATTCTCTTCATTCAGTACATCGCTATAGAGAACTTTTTTATTGATCTAACACAGATGCACTGTTAGTTATACACAGAGACCAAATCTAAACCCTAAATATAACTTATATTCCAATCAAAACTTTTTATC
The genomic region above belongs to Methanosarcina horonobensis HB-1 = JCM 15518 and contains:
- a CDS encoding Ig-like domain-containing protein — translated: MTSLPVSFKHGPTPPKVKAIYPDRQTFAYRCDSPIWIEFDMPMNNATITEDTVIVKSSASPEPVDGFLDAGSRMLMFRPYNEYPMDEYGAEITITLLGSETGSGFIMDERGIALDGDKDGKAGGDFVYTYRIVR